A single region of the Cronobacter condimenti 1330 genome encodes:
- the panF gene encoding sodium/pantothenate symporter: MQHEVILPLVAYLVVVFGLSLYAMKHRSSGNFLNEYFLGSRSMGGVVLAMTLTATYISASSFIGGPGAAYRYGLGWVLLAMIQLPAVWLSLGILGKKFAILARRYNAVTLNDMLYARYQSRLLVWLASLSLLVAFVGAMTVQFIGGARLLETAAGIPYETGLLIFGVSIALYTAFGGFRASVLNDTLQGLVMLVGTIVLLVGVVHAAGGLHSAVDKLQHIDPKLVAPQGAEDILSPAFMTSFWVLVCFGVVGLPHTAVRCISYKDSKAVHRGIILGTIVVAILMLGMHLAGALGRAVLPDLHVPDLVIPTLMVTVLPPFAAGIFLAAPMAAIMSTINAQLLQSSATIVKDLWLNLRPAEIHNEKRLKRMSSLITFVLSVLLLLAAWRPPEMIIWLNLLAFGGLEAVFLWPLVLGLYWERANAAGALSGMIVGGVLYALLATFKIQLFGFHPIVPSLLLSLLAFVVGNRFGRPVPQAASVSSVNE; the protein is encoded by the coding sequence ATGCAGCATGAAGTCATTTTGCCGCTGGTCGCCTATCTGGTCGTGGTCTTCGGCCTGTCGCTGTATGCGATGAAACACCGCAGCAGCGGTAACTTCCTGAATGAATATTTCCTCGGCAGCCGTTCGATGGGCGGTGTCGTACTGGCGATGACGCTCACCGCCACTTATATCAGCGCCAGTTCGTTTATCGGCGGACCGGGCGCGGCATACCGTTATGGGCTCGGCTGGGTGTTGCTGGCGATGATCCAGTTACCGGCGGTGTGGCTGTCGCTCGGTATTCTTGGCAAAAAGTTCGCCATTCTGGCGAGGCGTTACAACGCCGTGACGCTCAACGACATGCTCTATGCGCGCTACCAAAGCCGCCTGCTGGTGTGGCTGGCGAGCTTAAGCCTGCTGGTGGCGTTTGTCGGGGCAATGACGGTGCAATTTATTGGCGGCGCGCGCCTGCTTGAAACCGCGGCGGGCATTCCGTATGAAACGGGGCTGCTGATTTTCGGTGTCAGCATTGCGCTTTACACGGCATTCGGCGGCTTTCGCGCCAGTGTACTGAACGACACGTTGCAAGGCCTGGTAATGCTCGTGGGCACCATTGTATTGCTGGTCGGCGTTGTACATGCCGCAGGCGGCCTGCACAGCGCGGTAGATAAACTTCAGCATATCGACCCCAAACTAGTGGCACCGCAGGGTGCTGAAGATATTCTCTCCCCTGCCTTTATGACTTCGTTTTGGGTGCTGGTCTGCTTCGGAGTGGTCGGCTTACCGCACACGGCGGTACGCTGTATCTCCTATAAAGACAGCAAGGCGGTGCATCGCGGCATTATCCTCGGCACGATTGTCGTGGCCATTTTGATGCTGGGAATGCACCTTGCCGGCGCGCTTGGTCGTGCGGTTCTGCCAGATTTACATGTGCCGGATCTCGTCATCCCCACGCTGATGGTAACGGTTCTGCCGCCCTTTGCCGCCGGGATCTTCCTTGCGGCGCCGATGGCAGCGATCATGTCAACCATCAACGCGCAACTGCTGCAGTCATCCGCGACGATCGTCAAAGATCTGTGGTTGAACCTGCGCCCGGCAGAGATCCACAATGAAAAACGTCTTAAGCGCATGTCATCGCTGATTACGTTTGTGCTAAGCGTCCTGCTGCTTTTGGCCGCGTGGCGTCCGCCAGAGATGATTATCTGGCTTAACCTGCTCGCTTTTGGCGGGCTGGAAGCGGTGTTCCTCTGGCCGCTGGTGCTTGGACTTTACTGGGAGCGCGCCAACGCGGCTGGCGCGCTGTCAGGCATGATTGTTGGTGGCGTGCTTTACGCACTGCTCGCCACGTTTAAAATACAGCTGTTCGGCTTTCATCCGATTGTGCCGTCCCTGCTGCTGAGTTTGCTGGCTTTTGTGGTGGGTAACCGTTTCGGTCGCCCGGTTCCGCAGGCCGCGTCCGTTTCTTCTGTTAATGAATGA
- a CDS encoding DUF997 family protein, protein MDKRFVQAHKEARWALWLTLFYLAAWLAAAYLPGMQQGFTGLPHWFERACLLVPLLFILLCWLMVRFIFRDIPLEDNDAA, encoded by the coding sequence ATGGACAAACGCTTTGTTCAGGCCCACAAAGAAGCGCGCTGGGCGCTGTGGCTGACCCTCTTCTATCTCGCGGCCTGGTTAGCGGCGGCTTACTTACCGGGTATGCAGCAGGGATTCACCGGCCTGCCGCACTGGTTCGAAAGGGCCTGCCTGCTGGTGCCGCTGCTGTTTATTCTGCTCTGCTGGCTGATGGTGCGTTTTATCTTCCGCGATATTCCTCTGGAGGATAACGATGCAGCATGA
- the accC gene encoding acetyl-CoA carboxylase biotin carboxylase subunit, whose amino-acid sequence MLDKIVIANRGEIALRILRACKELGIKTVAVHSTADRDLKHVLLADETVCIGPAPSVKSYLNIPAIIAAAEITGAVAIHPGYGFLSENANFAEQVERSGFIFIGPKADTIRLMGDKVSAITAMKKAGVPTVPGSDGPLGDDMDKNRAHAKRIGYPVIIKASGGGGGRGMRVVRSDAELAQSISMTKAEAKAAFNNDMVYMEKYLENPRHIEIQVLADGQGNAIYLAERDCSMQRRHQKVVEEAPAPGITPELRRYIGERCAKACVDIGYRGAGTFEFLFENGEFYFIEMNTRIQVEHPVTEMITGVDLIKEQLRIAAGQPLSIKQEEVIVKGHAVECRINAEDPNTFLPSPGKITRFHAPGGFGVRWESHIYAGYTVPPYYDSMIGKLICYGENRDVALARMRNALQELIIDGIKTNVDLQTRIMNDENFQHGGTNIHYLEKKLGLQEK is encoded by the coding sequence ATGCTGGATAAAATTGTCATCGCAAACCGTGGCGAAATCGCACTGCGTATTCTTCGTGCCTGTAAAGAACTGGGCATCAAGACCGTGGCTGTGCATTCCACCGCGGACCGCGATTTGAAACACGTACTGCTGGCAGACGAGACCGTGTGCATCGGTCCGGCGCCGTCAGTCAAAAGCTATCTGAACATCCCGGCAATCATCGCCGCGGCTGAAATTACCGGTGCGGTCGCGATCCACCCGGGTTATGGCTTCCTTTCTGAGAACGCCAACTTCGCTGAGCAGGTTGAGCGCTCCGGCTTTATCTTCATTGGCCCGAAAGCCGACACCATTCGCCTGATGGGCGATAAAGTGTCTGCGATCACGGCAATGAAGAAAGCGGGCGTGCCGACCGTGCCTGGCTCCGACGGCCCGCTGGGCGACGATATGGATAAGAACCGCGCCCATGCAAAACGCATCGGCTACCCGGTCATTATCAAAGCGTCCGGCGGCGGCGGCGGTCGCGGCATGCGCGTTGTGCGCAGCGACGCCGAACTGGCGCAGTCCATCTCCATGACCAAAGCGGAAGCGAAAGCTGCTTTCAACAATGACATGGTCTACATGGAGAAGTACCTGGAAAACCCACGCCACATCGAAATTCAGGTGCTGGCAGACGGTCAGGGCAACGCTATCTATCTGGCAGAACGTGACTGCTCCATGCAGCGCCGTCACCAGAAAGTCGTCGAAGAAGCGCCGGCACCGGGCATCACCCCGGAACTGCGTCGCTACATCGGCGAGCGCTGCGCAAAAGCGTGTGTCGATATCGGCTATCGCGGCGCGGGTACGTTCGAGTTCCTGTTTGAAAACGGCGAGTTCTACTTCATTGAAATGAACACCCGTATTCAGGTAGAGCATCCGGTTACCGAGATGATCACAGGCGTTGACCTGATCAAAGAGCAGTTGCGCATCGCTGCCGGTCAGCCGCTCTCTATCAAACAGGAAGAAGTGATCGTGAAAGGCCATGCGGTCGAGTGCCGTATTAACGCCGAAGACCCGAACACCTTCCTGCCAAGCCCGGGTAAAATCACGCGTTTCCACGCGCCGGGTGGCTTTGGCGTTCGTTGGGAATCGCACATTTACGCCGGTTATACCGTACCGCCGTATTACGATTCCATGATCGGCAAGCTCATCTGCTATGGCGAAAACCGCGACGTGGCTCTGGCTCGTATGCGTAACGCCCTGCAGGAGCTTATCATCGACGGCATTAAAACCAACGTTGATCTGCAAACCCGCATCATGAACGACGAAAACTTCCAGCACGGTGGGACGAACATCCACTATCTGGAGAAGAAACTAGGCCTGCAAGAAAAATAA
- the accB gene encoding acetyl-CoA carboxylase biotin carboxyl carrier protein, whose translation MDIRKIKKLIELVEESGIAELEISEGEESVRISRSPANAGFPVMQQAYAAPMMQPQPALSNAVAPAAAPAMEAPAAAEVSGHIVRSPMVGTFYRTPSPDAKAFVEVGQKVNVGDTLCIVEAMKMMNQIEADKAGTVKAILVESGQPVEFDEPLVVIE comes from the coding sequence ATGGATATTCGTAAGATTAAAAAACTGATCGAGCTGGTTGAAGAATCAGGCATCGCTGAACTGGAAATTTCTGAGGGCGAAGAGTCTGTACGCATCAGCCGCTCCCCGGCTAATGCGGGCTTCCCGGTGATGCAACAGGCGTATGCTGCGCCGATGATGCAGCCCCAGCCGGCCCTGTCCAACGCTGTTGCTCCGGCTGCCGCTCCGGCAATGGAAGCTCCGGCTGCCGCAGAAGTCAGTGGTCACATCGTACGTTCCCCGATGGTTGGTACCTTCTATCGTACCCCGAGCCCGGACGCTAAAGCGTTTGTGGAAGTGGGCCAGAAAGTCAACGTGGGCGACACCCTGTGCATCGTTGAAGCGATGAAAATGATGAACCAGATCGAAGCCGATAAAGCCGGCACCGTGAAAGCGATCCTGGTAGAAAGCGGTCAGCCAGTAGAATTTGACGAGCCGCTGGTTGTCATCGAATAA
- the aroQ gene encoding type II 3-dehydroquinate dehydratase — MTEKFHILLLNGPNLNMLGTREPEKYGTQTLEQIVNDLAAEAQRLNVSLDHLQSNAEYALIDRIHQAKDTIDYILINPAAFTHTSVALRDALLAVSIPFIEIHLSNVHAREPFRHHSYLSDIAAGVICGLGADGYTYALQTAVKRLSQSH; from the coding sequence ATGACCGAGAAATTTCACATTTTGCTTTTGAACGGCCCGAACCTTAACATGCTTGGCACCCGTGAGCCTGAGAAGTATGGCACGCAGACGCTGGAACAAATTGTTAACGATCTCGCCGCTGAAGCCCAACGGCTGAATGTGTCGCTCGACCACCTGCAATCTAACGCTGAGTACGCGCTTATCGACCGAATTCATCAGGCTAAAGACACGATTGACTATATCCTGATCAATCCGGCCGCGTTTACGCATACCAGCGTGGCACTGCGCGACGCGCTGCTGGCGGTGAGCATCCCGTTTATCGAGATTCACCTGAGCAACGTGCACGCCCGCGAGCCATTCCGGCATCATTCATACCTTTCTGATATCGCAGCCGGCGTCATCTGCGGATTAGGCGCCGACGGCTATACCTATGCTTTACAGACGGCGGTCAAACGCTTGTCACAATCACACTAA
- the msrQ gene encoding protein-methionine-sulfoxide reductase heme-binding subunit MsrQ has translation MRLTAKQIVWLKVALHLAAFLPLVWLFYAASQGFFSADPAKDIQHFTGRMALKLLLATLLVTPLTRLLKQPLLIRTRRLLGLWCFAWATLHLVSYSLLELGLSNLSLLGSELLSRPYLTLGVVSWLILLALALTSFQAAQRKLGRRWQTLHNFVYLVAILAPVHYLWSVKTLSPQPLLYALGAIVLLAWRYKKLRQWWRT, from the coding sequence GTGCGTTTAACGGCAAAACAGATTGTCTGGCTGAAAGTGGCGCTGCATCTCGCCGCATTTTTGCCGCTGGTTTGGCTCTTTTATGCGGCAAGTCAGGGTTTCTTCAGCGCTGACCCGGCGAAAGATATTCAGCATTTTACCGGCAGGATGGCGCTAAAGTTGTTGCTGGCGACGTTACTTGTCACGCCGCTGACGCGCCTTCTTAAGCAGCCGTTGCTGATCCGTACCCGTCGTCTGTTGGGCTTATGGTGTTTCGCGTGGGCCACATTGCATCTGGTGAGTTATTCGCTGCTCGAACTGGGGTTGAGTAATTTGTCGCTGCTGGGCAGTGAGCTTCTCTCCCGGCCCTATCTGACGCTTGGCGTAGTGAGCTGGCTGATTCTCCTGGCGCTCGCCTTGACGTCCTTTCAGGCGGCGCAGCGTAAACTGGGCCGCCGCTGGCAAACACTGCATAATTTCGTCTATCTGGTCGCGATCCTCGCGCCAGTTCACTACCTGTGGTCAGTGAAAACTCTGTCGCCACAACCCCTCCTCTACGCGCTGGGCGCGATCGTTCTGCTGGCATGGCGCTATAAAAAGCTGCGCCAATGGTGGCGAACATGA
- the msrP gene encoding protein-methionine-sulfoxide reductase catalytic subunit MsrP, with product MKKVSRLTEADVTAESAFFMKRRQVLKALGITTAAFSLPTVAQADVLSWFKGNDRPKAPTGAPLDFTRPAQYQPKLDLTPEDKVTGYNNFYEFGLDKADPAANAGVLKTNPWTLKISGEVAKPLTLDHDDLTKKFPLEERIYRMRCVEAWSMVVPWIGFPLHKLLALVEPTSNARYVAFETLYSPDIMPGQKDRFIGGGLEYPYVEALRLDEAMHPLVMLTTGVYGKALPPQNGAPVRLTVPWKYGFKGIKSIVSIKLTRERPPTTWNQAAPDEYGFYANVNPHVDHPRWSQASERVIGAGGVLDVKRQPTLLFNGYADEVASLYRGLDLRENF from the coding sequence ATGAAAAAAGTCAGCCGTTTAACCGAAGCCGATGTCACTGCAGAATCGGCTTTCTTCATGAAGCGTCGTCAGGTGCTTAAAGCCCTGGGCATTACCACCGCAGCGTTCTCGCTGCCCACTGTCGCACAAGCGGATGTGCTTTCCTGGTTTAAAGGTAACGATCGGCCTAAAGCGCCCACTGGCGCGCCGCTTGATTTCACTCGCCCGGCCCAGTACCAGCCAAAACTCGACCTGACGCCGGAAGATAAAGTCACCGGTTATAACAACTTCTATGAGTTCGGGCTCGATAAAGCCGACCCGGCAGCAAATGCGGGCGTGCTGAAAACGAATCCCTGGACGCTCAAAATCAGTGGAGAAGTGGCGAAGCCGCTGACGCTCGATCACGACGACCTGACAAAGAAGTTCCCCCTGGAAGAGCGCATTTACCGGATGCGTTGCGTAGAAGCCTGGTCGATGGTGGTGCCGTGGATTGGCTTCCCGCTGCATAAATTACTCGCGCTGGTCGAGCCCACCAGCAACGCCCGTTATGTCGCCTTCGAAACGCTCTACTCACCCGACATTATGCCCGGCCAGAAAGACCGTTTTATCGGCGGAGGGCTGGAATATCCTTACGTTGAAGCGCTGCGGCTTGATGAGGCGATGCACCCGCTTGTTATGCTTACCACGGGCGTTTACGGTAAAGCGCTGCCGCCGCAAAACGGCGCGCCGGTGCGCCTGACGGTGCCGTGGAAATATGGCTTTAAAGGCATTAAGTCTATCGTCAGCATTAAACTGACGCGTGAGCGCCCGCCAACCACGTGGAACCAGGCCGCGCCTGATGAATATGGCTTTTACGCCAACGTAAACCCGCATGTCGATCACCCGCGCTGGTCGCAGGCGAGCGAGCGCGTGATCGGCGCAGGCGGCGTGCTGGACGTTAAACGTCAGCCAACGTTGCTGTTTAACGGCTACGCCGACGAAGTGGCGTCGCTCTATCGTGGGTTGGATCTGCGGGAGAATTTCTGA
- the acuI gene encoding acrylyl-CoA reductase (NADPH), whose amino-acid sequence MQALLLDQQDGKTLASVKAVEETMLPQAEVTVDIDWSSLNYKDALAITGKGKIIREFPMVPGIDFAGVVRDSADARFTPGQQVLLTGWGVGENHWGGLAETARVKGDWLVPLPEGLTGRQAMIIGTAGFTAMLCVMALEDAAVRPESGEVLVTGASGGVGSTAVALLHHLGYEVVAVSGRESTHDYLKSLGASRILGRDEFAESRPLEKQLWAGAVDTVGDKVLAKVLAQTNYGGCVAACGLAGGFALPTTVMPFILRNVRLQGVDSVMTPAPRRLEAWQRLVRDLPASFYQQSATEITLDQAPNFAEAIINNRAQGRTLVKIR is encoded by the coding sequence ATGCAGGCTTTACTTCTCGATCAGCAGGACGGCAAGACACTGGCTTCAGTTAAAGCCGTTGAAGAGACAATGCTGCCGCAAGCCGAAGTCACCGTTGATATCGACTGGTCGAGCCTTAACTATAAAGATGCGCTCGCAATCACCGGCAAAGGCAAAATCATTCGTGAATTCCCGATGGTGCCGGGCATCGACTTCGCAGGCGTAGTGCGCGACAGCGCCGATGCGCGCTTTACGCCAGGCCAGCAGGTGCTGCTGACCGGTTGGGGCGTTGGCGAAAATCACTGGGGCGGGCTTGCAGAAACAGCGCGTGTGAAAGGCGACTGGCTGGTGCCGCTGCCGGAAGGACTGACTGGCCGTCAGGCGATGATCATCGGGACGGCGGGTTTTACCGCCATGCTGTGTGTGATGGCGCTGGAAGACGCGGCCGTGCGACCGGAAAGCGGCGAAGTGCTGGTGACGGGCGCAAGCGGCGGCGTGGGTAGCACGGCGGTCGCGCTGTTACATCATCTGGGTTATGAGGTCGTGGCCGTCTCCGGGCGCGAAAGTACGCATGACTACCTGAAAAGTCTCGGGGCGAGCCGAATTCTTGGTCGTGACGAGTTTGCTGAAAGCCGACCGCTGGAAAAACAGCTGTGGGCAGGCGCAGTAGATACCGTCGGTGATAAGGTCCTTGCCAAAGTCCTGGCGCAGACTAACTATGGCGGCTGCGTCGCGGCCTGCGGTCTGGCGGGCGGTTTCGCGCTGCCGACTACCGTAATGCCTTTTATTCTGCGTAACGTGCGTCTGCAGGGCGTGGACTCTGTAATGACGCCGGCGCCGCGTCGTCTTGAAGCATGGCAACGCCTGGTGCGTGACTTGCCCGCGTCGTTCTATCAGCAGAGCGCGACCGAAATCACGCTTGACCAGGCGCCCAACTTCGCTGAGGCGATTATCAATAACCGCGCGCAGGGCCGGACGCTGGTAAAAATTCGTTAA
- the csrD gene encoding RNase E specificity factor CsrD: MRLTTKFSAFVTLLVGLAMLVTLLGCSLSFFNAIQHKVTQRVASVASVVDNELVFHSPQAMQPRLDEIMVPLDIVLIEFELGGKVVFSHARPESYRESTIQTRNRQLTVPLIKHPGMTVRLTWQDPLVTYYRSLLTTAPLTLAFAMMVIIIFVSVRWIKRQLAGQELLEGRAVRILNGERGANARGNVHEWPTHASSALDVLLSELQLAGEQRSRMDTLIRAFAAQDAKTGLSNRIFFDNQLATLLEEQEKVVTHGVVMMIRLPDFDMLRESWGKTAVEEYLFTLINMLSTFIMRYPGALLARYFRSDFAVLLPHRTLKEADSIASQLLKAVGTLPPTRMLDSSDMLHIGICAWRSGQTPEQVMEHAEVAARNAILQGGNGWAVYDSSLPEKGRGNVRWRTLIENALQRGGPRFYQKPAVLRDGYVHHRELLCRIFDGEEEVLAAEYMPMVQQFGLSEQYDRQLITRVMPLLRFWPDETLALPVTVESLIRPPFQRWLRDTLMQCEKSHRKRILFELAEADVCQHLNRLQPVVRLIRALGLRIAVVQAGLTVVSTAWITALDVEIIKLHPGLVRDINKRTENQLFVQSLVEACNGTQTRVFAAGVRTKSEWQTLVERGVTGGQGDFFAASQPLDTTVKKYSQRYSV, from the coding sequence ATGCGCTTAACGACGAAATTCTCCGCCTTTGTCACGTTGCTGGTCGGTCTGGCAATGCTGGTGACGCTGCTTGGTTGCTCACTCAGCTTTTTCAACGCCATTCAGCATAAAGTGACGCAGCGTGTCGCGTCCGTGGCATCCGTGGTGGATAACGAGCTGGTGTTTCATTCGCCGCAGGCGATGCAGCCGCGCCTGGATGAAATCATGGTGCCGCTCGATATCGTATTAATTGAGTTCGAACTGGGCGGTAAAGTCGTTTTCAGCCATGCGAGACCCGAAAGCTACCGGGAATCCACGATTCAGACCCGCAATCGTCAACTGACCGTGCCACTGATTAAACATCCCGGAATGACGGTGCGTTTGACCTGGCAAGATCCGCTGGTGACCTACTATCGCTCTCTGCTGACGACCGCGCCGCTGACGCTCGCCTTCGCCATGATGGTCATTATCATTTTTGTGTCGGTGCGCTGGATCAAGCGCCAACTGGCGGGTCAGGAACTGCTGGAAGGGCGGGCGGTACGCATCCTCAATGGCGAGCGCGGCGCCAACGCGCGCGGCAACGTTCACGAGTGGCCCACGCATGCCAGCAGCGCGCTGGATGTCCTGTTGTCGGAACTCCAGCTGGCGGGCGAGCAGCGCAGCCGCATGGATACGCTTATCCGCGCCTTTGCCGCGCAGGATGCGAAAACCGGCCTCAGTAACCGCATTTTCTTTGATAACCAACTGGCGACGCTGCTTGAAGAGCAGGAGAAAGTGGTGACGCACGGCGTGGTTATGATGATCCGTCTGCCCGATTTCGACATGCTGCGCGAAAGCTGGGGCAAAACCGCGGTGGAAGAGTATCTCTTCACGCTCATTAACATGCTCTCCACCTTTATTATGCGCTACCCCGGTGCGCTGCTGGCCCGCTATTTTCGCAGCGATTTCGCCGTTTTGCTGCCGCACCGGACGCTGAAAGAGGCCGACAGCATCGCCAGCCAGTTGCTCAAGGCGGTAGGCACGCTGCCGCCGACGCGTATGCTCGACAGCAGCGATATGCTGCATATCGGCATTTGCGCCTGGCGCAGCGGACAGACGCCCGAACAGGTGATGGAACATGCCGAGGTGGCGGCCCGCAACGCGATATTGCAGGGCGGAAATGGCTGGGCCGTGTATGACAGTTCGCTGCCGGAGAAAGGCCGCGGCAATGTGCGCTGGCGAACGCTGATTGAAAACGCGCTGCAACGCGGCGGCCCGCGCTTTTATCAAAAACCAGCCGTATTGCGTGATGGCTACGTGCATCATCGTGAATTGCTGTGTCGCATTTTTGATGGTGAGGAAGAGGTGCTGGCGGCGGAGTATATGCCGATGGTGCAGCAGTTTGGCCTCTCCGAGCAGTACGACCGCCAGTTAATTACCCGTGTAATGCCGCTTCTGCGTTTCTGGCCTGATGAAACTCTGGCGTTACCCGTGACCGTGGAATCGCTTATCCGCCCGCCATTTCAGCGCTGGCTGCGTGACACTCTGATGCAATGCGAAAAATCGCATCGAAAACGCATTCTTTTTGAACTTGCCGAGGCAGATGTTTGTCAACACCTCAACCGTTTACAACCGGTTGTGCGTTTAATCAGGGCGCTTGGGCTTCGCATCGCGGTGGTTCAGGCGGGATTAACGGTGGTCAGCACGGCCTGGATTACCGCGCTGGATGTTGAAATCATCAAGCTGCATCCGGGGCTGGTGCGGGACATCAACAAGCGCACCGAAAACCAGCTTTTTGTGCAAAGTCTGGTGGAGGCGTGCAACGGAACGCAGACGCGGGTTTTTGCTGCCGGCGTCAGAACCAAAAGTGAATGGCAGACGCTGGTCGAGCGTGGCGTGACGGGAGGTCAGGGGGATTT